A window from Athalia rosae chromosome 5, iyAthRosa1.1, whole genome shotgun sequence encodes these proteins:
- the LOC105682941 gene encoding ionotropic receptor 75a-like isoform X1, with product MNHLKYFLVLMMMSQLCASNSDVQKFAIDYFDRKFIRQISVFACWNSHEQINFHHWSMASKSKVSYIPLPTNGILDMQKMLTVNYYKLGILLTIDCPESNLVLKEFTRQALPYNQTYQWLLVTEHDSLPIAILRDLPLTIDTEMTFAIRNGLHYVLHDVYNPSYRHGGSLNITPMGKWNNSSGLDINLTQYKYQRRGNLNGLIINVSLAITHDPTPDFETYITTPVNRHFDTMHRYHFALIRHLREYYNFTMNLMRTDSWGYLINGTFNGMLGEMVAGRVDIGATPLIFREERINVAEFTVQTYVARACFIFRHPKKSTVRNGFLKPFTEEVWYATVIIALVNWILLYLTARVEIRLQTNASPSTLNTLPASETALITVAALCQQGLSDGPHLYSGRVVFFTLFLWALLLFQYYSASIVGSLLAEPPRYIRTLKDLLESDMPVGIEDIAYNYNHFATTTDEVALELHRRKIAPGKGRKRAAYFNVTDGLRRLQKGNFAFHVDVATAYKFITDEFEEDEICDLVEIQLFPQHHLGTVTSKHSPFKKMVTYGMRQIIEHGVAERLKHVWQYRRPRCPVSHSLNPVQVSIGEFSPALFLLLMGLMSAATVCLGEYHIRRQGMVQKYTQMLGCTTYQNSNL from the exons ATGAaccatttgaaatattttttggtgTTAATGATGATGAGCCAATTGTGTGCCAGCAATTCTGATGTACAAAAGTTTGCGATTGACTATTTTGATAGAAAATTCATACGGCAGATTTCAGTCTTTGCATGTTGGAATAGTCATG AGCAGATCAATTTTCATCACTGGAGCATGGCATCCAAATCAAAGGTTTCATACATCCCATTGCCAACTAATGGTATCCTTGACATGCAGAAGATGTTGACTGTTAACTACTATAAACTTGGCATACTCCTTACCATAGATTGTCCGGAGAGTAATTTAGTTCTGAAAGAG TTCACGAGACAGGCACTGCCATACAATCAAACTTACCAATGGCTGCTAGTAACTGAACATGATAGCCTTCCAATAGCAATTCTTCGAGATCTACCCTTGACTATAGACACCGAAATGACATTTGCCATTAGGAATGGCTTACATTATGTATTACATGATGTTTACAACCCAAGTTATAGACATGGAGGGTCATTAAACATAACGCCGATGGGAAAGTGGAATAACAGCAGCGGTCTGGACATTAATCTCACTCAGTACAAGTATCAACGGCGTGGGAATTTGAATGGTCTTATTATCAACGTATCACTTGCA ATCACCCATGACCCGACTCCAGACTTTGAGACTTACATTACAACTCCGGTCAATCGCCACTTTGATACGATGCATCGGTATCATTTTGCCTTAATCCGGCATTTGCGTGAATATTACAACTTCAC AATGAACTTGATGCGCACAGACAGTTGGGGATACTTGATAAATGGAACCTTCAATGGGATGCTTGGAGAAATGGTTGCAGGTAGAGTAGATATCGGAGCTACTCCATTGATTTTCAGAGAAGAACGCATCAATGTAGCCGAATTCACAGTGCAAACTTATGTAGCCCG AGCGTGTTTTATATTTCGTCACCCAAAAAAAAGTACAGTTCGTAATGGATTTCTGAAACCATTCACAGAAGAGGTTTGGTATGCGACCGTTATCATTGCTTTAGTGAACTGGATTTTGTTGTATCTCACAGCCAGGGTAGAGATTCGACTTCAGACTAATGCATCACCTTCTACATTGAACACATTGCCAGCCTCAGAAACAGCTCTGATTACCGTAGCTGCTTTATGCCAGcagg GGTTATCAGATGGTCCTCACCTCTATTCTGGACGTGTTgtattttttacattattctTGTGGGCTCTGTTGCTGTTCCAATATTATTCAGCAAGTATTGTCGGTTCCCTACTAGCGGAACCCCCACGTTATATTCGTACGCTAAAAGATTTATTGGAAAGTGACATGCCAGTTGGGATCGAAGATATTGCTTACAACTATAATCATtttgcg ACAACGACAGATGAGGTTGCTTTGGAACTGCATAGACGTAAAATTGCACCTGGCAAAGGGAGAAAACGTGCAGCCTATTTTAACGTAACTGACGGTCTCCGCAGGTTGCAAAAAGGCAACTTTGCCTTTCACGTAGATGTTGCTACagcatataaatttataacg GACGAATTcgaagaagatgaaatttGCGATTtagttgaaattcaactaTTTCCACAACACCATTTAGGTACCGTTACTAGCAAACATTCCCCATTCAAAAAAATGGTTACTTATGG AATGCGCCAAATAATTGAACATGGAGTGGCAGAGAGATTAAAACATGTGTGGCAATACAGGCGACCTCGGTGTCCAGTTAGCCACAGTCTAAATCCCGTTCAAGTATCAATTGGGGAATTTTCGCCAGCACTATTTTTATTGCTAATGGGTCTTATGAGTGCAGCTACAGTGTGTCTCGGAGAATACCATATTCGAAGGCAAGGCATGGTGCAGAAATATACGCAGATGTTGGGATGTACAACTTATCAAAATAGTAATCTCTAA
- the LOC105682941 gene encoding ionotropic receptor 75a-like isoform X3, with translation MASKSKVSYIPLPTNGILDMQKMLTVNYYKLGILLTIDCPESNLVLKEFTRQALPYNQTYQWLLVTEHDSLPIAILRDLPLTIDTEMTFAIRNGLHYVLHDVYNPSYRHGGSLNITPMGKWNNSSGLDINLTQYKYQRRGNLNGLIINVSLAITHDPTPDFETYITTPVNRHFDTMHRYHFALIRHLREYYNFTMNLMRTDSWGYLINGTFNGMLGEMVAGRVDIGATPLIFREERINVAEFTVQTYVARACFIFRHPKKSTVRNGFLKPFTEEVWYATVIIALVNWILLYLTARVEIRLQTNASPSTLNTLPASETALITVAALCQQGLSDGPHLYSGRVVFFTLFLWALLLFQYYSASIVGSLLAEPPRYIRTLKDLLESDMPVGIEDIAYNYNHFATTTDEVALELHRRKIAPGKGRKRAAYFNVTDGLRRLQKGNFAFHVDVATAYKFITDEFEEDEICDLVEIQLFPQHHLGTVTSKHSPFKKMVTYGMRQIIEHGVAERLKHVWQYRRPRCPVSHSLNPVQVSIGEFSPALFLLLMGLMSAATVCLGEYHIRRQGMVQKYTQMLGCTTYQNSNL, from the exons ATGGCATCCAAATCAAAGGTTTCATACATCCCATTGCCAACTAATGGTATCCTTGACATGCAGAAGATGTTGACTGTTAACTACTATAAACTTGGCATACTCCTTACCATAGATTGTCCGGAGAGTAATTTAGTTCTGAAAGAG TTCACGAGACAGGCACTGCCATACAATCAAACTTACCAATGGCTGCTAGTAACTGAACATGATAGCCTTCCAATAGCAATTCTTCGAGATCTACCCTTGACTATAGACACCGAAATGACATTTGCCATTAGGAATGGCTTACATTATGTATTACATGATGTTTACAACCCAAGTTATAGACATGGAGGGTCATTAAACATAACGCCGATGGGAAAGTGGAATAACAGCAGCGGTCTGGACATTAATCTCACTCAGTACAAGTATCAACGGCGTGGGAATTTGAATGGTCTTATTATCAACGTATCACTTGCA ATCACCCATGACCCGACTCCAGACTTTGAGACTTACATTACAACTCCGGTCAATCGCCACTTTGATACGATGCATCGGTATCATTTTGCCTTAATCCGGCATTTGCGTGAATATTACAACTTCAC AATGAACTTGATGCGCACAGACAGTTGGGGATACTTGATAAATGGAACCTTCAATGGGATGCTTGGAGAAATGGTTGCAGGTAGAGTAGATATCGGAGCTACTCCATTGATTTTCAGAGAAGAACGCATCAATGTAGCCGAATTCACAGTGCAAACTTATGTAGCCCG AGCGTGTTTTATATTTCGTCACCCAAAAAAAAGTACAGTTCGTAATGGATTTCTGAAACCATTCACAGAAGAGGTTTGGTATGCGACCGTTATCATTGCTTTAGTGAACTGGATTTTGTTGTATCTCACAGCCAGGGTAGAGATTCGACTTCAGACTAATGCATCACCTTCTACATTGAACACATTGCCAGCCTCAGAAACAGCTCTGATTACCGTAGCTGCTTTATGCCAGcagg GGTTATCAGATGGTCCTCACCTCTATTCTGGACGTGTTgtattttttacattattctTGTGGGCTCTGTTGCTGTTCCAATATTATTCAGCAAGTATTGTCGGTTCCCTACTAGCGGAACCCCCACGTTATATTCGTACGCTAAAAGATTTATTGGAAAGTGACATGCCAGTTGGGATCGAAGATATTGCTTACAACTATAATCATtttgcg ACAACGACAGATGAGGTTGCTTTGGAACTGCATAGACGTAAAATTGCACCTGGCAAAGGGAGAAAACGTGCAGCCTATTTTAACGTAACTGACGGTCTCCGCAGGTTGCAAAAAGGCAACTTTGCCTTTCACGTAGATGTTGCTACagcatataaatttataacg GACGAATTcgaagaagatgaaatttGCGATTtagttgaaattcaactaTTTCCACAACACCATTTAGGTACCGTTACTAGCAAACATTCCCCATTCAAAAAAATGGTTACTTATGG AATGCGCCAAATAATTGAACATGGAGTGGCAGAGAGATTAAAACATGTGTGGCAATACAGGCGACCTCGGTGTCCAGTTAGCCACAGTCTAAATCCCGTTCAAGTATCAATTGGGGAATTTTCGCCAGCACTATTTTTATTGCTAATGGGTCTTATGAGTGCAGCTACAGTGTGTCTCGGAGAATACCATATTCGAAGGCAAGGCATGGTGCAGAAATATACGCAGATGTTGGGATGTACAACTTATCAAAATAGTAATCTCTAA
- the LOC105682941 gene encoding ionotropic receptor 75a-like isoform X5 — translation MNHLKYFLVLMMMSQLCASNSDVQKFAIDYFDRKFIRQISVFACWNSHEQINFHHWSMASKSKVSYIPLPTNGILDMQKMLTVNYYKLGILLTIDCPESNLVLKEFTRQALPYNQTYQWLLVTEHDSLPIAILRDLPLTIDTEMTFAIRNGLHYVLHDVYNPSYRHGGSLNITPMGKWNNSSGLDINLTQYKYQRRGNLNGLIINVSLAITHDPTPDFETYITTPVNRHFDTMHRYHFALIRHLREYYNFTMNLMRTDSWGYLINGTFNGMLGEMVAGRVDIGATPLIFREERINVAEFTVQTYVARACFIFRHPKKSTVRNGFLKPFTEEVWYATVIIALVNWILLYLTARVEIRLQTNASPSTLNTLPASETALITVAALCQQGLSDGPHLYSGRVVFFTLFLWALLLFQYYSASIVGSLLAEPPRYIRTLKDLLESDMPVGIEDIAYNYNHFATTTDEVALELHRRKIAPGKGRKRAAYFNVTDGLRRLQKGNFAFHVDVATAYKFITDEFEEDEICDLVEIQLFPQHHLGTVTSKHSPFKKMVTYGKINFLQQNAPNN, via the exons ATGAaccatttgaaatattttttggtgTTAATGATGATGAGCCAATTGTGTGCCAGCAATTCTGATGTACAAAAGTTTGCGATTGACTATTTTGATAGAAAATTCATACGGCAGATTTCAGTCTTTGCATGTTGGAATAGTCATG AGCAGATCAATTTTCATCACTGGAGCATGGCATCCAAATCAAAGGTTTCATACATCCCATTGCCAACTAATGGTATCCTTGACATGCAGAAGATGTTGACTGTTAACTACTATAAACTTGGCATACTCCTTACCATAGATTGTCCGGAGAGTAATTTAGTTCTGAAAGAG TTCACGAGACAGGCACTGCCATACAATCAAACTTACCAATGGCTGCTAGTAACTGAACATGATAGCCTTCCAATAGCAATTCTTCGAGATCTACCCTTGACTATAGACACCGAAATGACATTTGCCATTAGGAATGGCTTACATTATGTATTACATGATGTTTACAACCCAAGTTATAGACATGGAGGGTCATTAAACATAACGCCGATGGGAAAGTGGAATAACAGCAGCGGTCTGGACATTAATCTCACTCAGTACAAGTATCAACGGCGTGGGAATTTGAATGGTCTTATTATCAACGTATCACTTGCA ATCACCCATGACCCGACTCCAGACTTTGAGACTTACATTACAACTCCGGTCAATCGCCACTTTGATACGATGCATCGGTATCATTTTGCCTTAATCCGGCATTTGCGTGAATATTACAACTTCAC AATGAACTTGATGCGCACAGACAGTTGGGGATACTTGATAAATGGAACCTTCAATGGGATGCTTGGAGAAATGGTTGCAGGTAGAGTAGATATCGGAGCTACTCCATTGATTTTCAGAGAAGAACGCATCAATGTAGCCGAATTCACAGTGCAAACTTATGTAGCCCG AGCGTGTTTTATATTTCGTCACCCAAAAAAAAGTACAGTTCGTAATGGATTTCTGAAACCATTCACAGAAGAGGTTTGGTATGCGACCGTTATCATTGCTTTAGTGAACTGGATTTTGTTGTATCTCACAGCCAGGGTAGAGATTCGACTTCAGACTAATGCATCACCTTCTACATTGAACACATTGCCAGCCTCAGAAACAGCTCTGATTACCGTAGCTGCTTTATGCCAGcagg GGTTATCAGATGGTCCTCACCTCTATTCTGGACGTGTTgtattttttacattattctTGTGGGCTCTGTTGCTGTTCCAATATTATTCAGCAAGTATTGTCGGTTCCCTACTAGCGGAACCCCCACGTTATATTCGTACGCTAAAAGATTTATTGGAAAGTGACATGCCAGTTGGGATCGAAGATATTGCTTACAACTATAATCATtttgcg ACAACGACAGATGAGGTTGCTTTGGAACTGCATAGACGTAAAATTGCACCTGGCAAAGGGAGAAAACGTGCAGCCTATTTTAACGTAACTGACGGTCTCCGCAGGTTGCAAAAAGGCAACTTTGCCTTTCACGTAGATGTTGCTACagcatataaatttataacg GACGAATTcgaagaagatgaaatttGCGATTtagttgaaattcaactaTTTCCACAACACCATTTAGGTACCGTTACTAGCAAACATTCCCCATTCAAAAAAATGGTTACTTATGG aaaaattaatttcctcCAACAGAATGCGCCAAATAATTGA
- the LOC105682941 gene encoding ionotropic receptor 75a-like isoform X4, with protein sequence MNHLKYFLVLMMMSQLCASNSDVQKFAIDYFDRKFIRQISVFACWNSHEQINFHHWSMASKSKVSYIPLPTNGILDMQKMLTVNYYKLGILLTIDCPESNLVLKEFTRQALPYNQTYQWLLVTEHDSLPIAILRDLPLTIDTEMTFAIRNGLHYVLHDVYNPSYRHGGSLNITPMGKWNNSSGLDINLTQYKYQRRGNLNGLIINVSLAITHDPTPDFETYITTPVNRHFDTMHRYHFALIRHLREYYNFTMNLMRTDSWGYLINGTFNGMLGEMVAGRVDIGATPLIFREERINVAEFTVQTYVARACFIFRHPKKSTVRNGFLKPFTEEVWYATVIIALVNWILLYLTARVEIRLQTNASPSTLNTLPASETALITVAALCQQGLSDGPHLYSGRVVFFTLFLWALLLFQYYSASIVGSLLAEPPRYIRTLKDLLESDMPVGIEDIAYNYNHFATTTDEVALELHRRKIAPGKGRKRAAYFNVTDGLRRLQKGNFAFHVDVATAYKFITDEFEEDEICDLVEIQLFPQHHLGTVTSKHSPFKKMVTYGRKINFLQQNAPNN encoded by the exons ATGAaccatttgaaatattttttggtgTTAATGATGATGAGCCAATTGTGTGCCAGCAATTCTGATGTACAAAAGTTTGCGATTGACTATTTTGATAGAAAATTCATACGGCAGATTTCAGTCTTTGCATGTTGGAATAGTCATG AGCAGATCAATTTTCATCACTGGAGCATGGCATCCAAATCAAAGGTTTCATACATCCCATTGCCAACTAATGGTATCCTTGACATGCAGAAGATGTTGACTGTTAACTACTATAAACTTGGCATACTCCTTACCATAGATTGTCCGGAGAGTAATTTAGTTCTGAAAGAG TTCACGAGACAGGCACTGCCATACAATCAAACTTACCAATGGCTGCTAGTAACTGAACATGATAGCCTTCCAATAGCAATTCTTCGAGATCTACCCTTGACTATAGACACCGAAATGACATTTGCCATTAGGAATGGCTTACATTATGTATTACATGATGTTTACAACCCAAGTTATAGACATGGAGGGTCATTAAACATAACGCCGATGGGAAAGTGGAATAACAGCAGCGGTCTGGACATTAATCTCACTCAGTACAAGTATCAACGGCGTGGGAATTTGAATGGTCTTATTATCAACGTATCACTTGCA ATCACCCATGACCCGACTCCAGACTTTGAGACTTACATTACAACTCCGGTCAATCGCCACTTTGATACGATGCATCGGTATCATTTTGCCTTAATCCGGCATTTGCGTGAATATTACAACTTCAC AATGAACTTGATGCGCACAGACAGTTGGGGATACTTGATAAATGGAACCTTCAATGGGATGCTTGGAGAAATGGTTGCAGGTAGAGTAGATATCGGAGCTACTCCATTGATTTTCAGAGAAGAACGCATCAATGTAGCCGAATTCACAGTGCAAACTTATGTAGCCCG AGCGTGTTTTATATTTCGTCACCCAAAAAAAAGTACAGTTCGTAATGGATTTCTGAAACCATTCACAGAAGAGGTTTGGTATGCGACCGTTATCATTGCTTTAGTGAACTGGATTTTGTTGTATCTCACAGCCAGGGTAGAGATTCGACTTCAGACTAATGCATCACCTTCTACATTGAACACATTGCCAGCCTCAGAAACAGCTCTGATTACCGTAGCTGCTTTATGCCAGcagg GGTTATCAGATGGTCCTCACCTCTATTCTGGACGTGTTgtattttttacattattctTGTGGGCTCTGTTGCTGTTCCAATATTATTCAGCAAGTATTGTCGGTTCCCTACTAGCGGAACCCCCACGTTATATTCGTACGCTAAAAGATTTATTGGAAAGTGACATGCCAGTTGGGATCGAAGATATTGCTTACAACTATAATCATtttgcg ACAACGACAGATGAGGTTGCTTTGGAACTGCATAGACGTAAAATTGCACCTGGCAAAGGGAGAAAACGTGCAGCCTATTTTAACGTAACTGACGGTCTCCGCAGGTTGCAAAAAGGCAACTTTGCCTTTCACGTAGATGTTGCTACagcatataaatttataacg GACGAATTcgaagaagatgaaatttGCGATTtagttgaaattcaactaTTTCCACAACACCATTTAGGTACCGTTACTAGCAAACATTCCCCATTCAAAAAAATGGTTACTTATGG tagaaaaattaatttcctcCAACAGAATGCGCCAAATAATTGA
- the LOC105682941 gene encoding ionotropic receptor 75a-like isoform X2 — translation MIEQINFHHWSMASKSKVSYIPLPTNGILDMQKMLTVNYYKLGILLTIDCPESNLVLKEFTRQALPYNQTYQWLLVTEHDSLPIAILRDLPLTIDTEMTFAIRNGLHYVLHDVYNPSYRHGGSLNITPMGKWNNSSGLDINLTQYKYQRRGNLNGLIINVSLAITHDPTPDFETYITTPVNRHFDTMHRYHFALIRHLREYYNFTMNLMRTDSWGYLINGTFNGMLGEMVAGRVDIGATPLIFREERINVAEFTVQTYVARACFIFRHPKKSTVRNGFLKPFTEEVWYATVIIALVNWILLYLTARVEIRLQTNASPSTLNTLPASETALITVAALCQQGLSDGPHLYSGRVVFFTLFLWALLLFQYYSASIVGSLLAEPPRYIRTLKDLLESDMPVGIEDIAYNYNHFATTTDEVALELHRRKIAPGKGRKRAAYFNVTDGLRRLQKGNFAFHVDVATAYKFITDEFEEDEICDLVEIQLFPQHHLGTVTSKHSPFKKMVTYGMRQIIEHGVAERLKHVWQYRRPRCPVSHSLNPVQVSIGEFSPALFLLLMGLMSAATVCLGEYHIRRQGMVQKYTQMLGCTTYQNSNL, via the exons ATGATCG AGCAGATCAATTTTCATCACTGGAGCATGGCATCCAAATCAAAGGTTTCATACATCCCATTGCCAACTAATGGTATCCTTGACATGCAGAAGATGTTGACTGTTAACTACTATAAACTTGGCATACTCCTTACCATAGATTGTCCGGAGAGTAATTTAGTTCTGAAAGAG TTCACGAGACAGGCACTGCCATACAATCAAACTTACCAATGGCTGCTAGTAACTGAACATGATAGCCTTCCAATAGCAATTCTTCGAGATCTACCCTTGACTATAGACACCGAAATGACATTTGCCATTAGGAATGGCTTACATTATGTATTACATGATGTTTACAACCCAAGTTATAGACATGGAGGGTCATTAAACATAACGCCGATGGGAAAGTGGAATAACAGCAGCGGTCTGGACATTAATCTCACTCAGTACAAGTATCAACGGCGTGGGAATTTGAATGGTCTTATTATCAACGTATCACTTGCA ATCACCCATGACCCGACTCCAGACTTTGAGACTTACATTACAACTCCGGTCAATCGCCACTTTGATACGATGCATCGGTATCATTTTGCCTTAATCCGGCATTTGCGTGAATATTACAACTTCAC AATGAACTTGATGCGCACAGACAGTTGGGGATACTTGATAAATGGAACCTTCAATGGGATGCTTGGAGAAATGGTTGCAGGTAGAGTAGATATCGGAGCTACTCCATTGATTTTCAGAGAAGAACGCATCAATGTAGCCGAATTCACAGTGCAAACTTATGTAGCCCG AGCGTGTTTTATATTTCGTCACCCAAAAAAAAGTACAGTTCGTAATGGATTTCTGAAACCATTCACAGAAGAGGTTTGGTATGCGACCGTTATCATTGCTTTAGTGAACTGGATTTTGTTGTATCTCACAGCCAGGGTAGAGATTCGACTTCAGACTAATGCATCACCTTCTACATTGAACACATTGCCAGCCTCAGAAACAGCTCTGATTACCGTAGCTGCTTTATGCCAGcagg GGTTATCAGATGGTCCTCACCTCTATTCTGGACGTGTTgtattttttacattattctTGTGGGCTCTGTTGCTGTTCCAATATTATTCAGCAAGTATTGTCGGTTCCCTACTAGCGGAACCCCCACGTTATATTCGTACGCTAAAAGATTTATTGGAAAGTGACATGCCAGTTGGGATCGAAGATATTGCTTACAACTATAATCATtttgcg ACAACGACAGATGAGGTTGCTTTGGAACTGCATAGACGTAAAATTGCACCTGGCAAAGGGAGAAAACGTGCAGCCTATTTTAACGTAACTGACGGTCTCCGCAGGTTGCAAAAAGGCAACTTTGCCTTTCACGTAGATGTTGCTACagcatataaatttataacg GACGAATTcgaagaagatgaaatttGCGATTtagttgaaattcaactaTTTCCACAACACCATTTAGGTACCGTTACTAGCAAACATTCCCCATTCAAAAAAATGGTTACTTATGG AATGCGCCAAATAATTGAACATGGAGTGGCAGAGAGATTAAAACATGTGTGGCAATACAGGCGACCTCGGTGTCCAGTTAGCCACAGTCTAAATCCCGTTCAAGTATCAATTGGGGAATTTTCGCCAGCACTATTTTTATTGCTAATGGGTCTTATGAGTGCAGCTACAGTGTGTCTCGGAGAATACCATATTCGAAGGCAAGGCATGGTGCAGAAATATACGCAGATGTTGGGATGTACAACTTATCAAAATAGTAATCTCTAA